Proteins from one Gemmatimonadota bacterium genomic window:
- a CDS encoding STAS domain-containing protein, whose amino-acid sequence MEIKTQRENGILIANVNGRVDSANAREFENVLSSAISDDDTCVIVDFGGLSYISSSGLRVILLVAKSLRNRNAEFALCSLSGPIGEVFKISGFDKIISIYDSQAEACAALGG is encoded by the coding sequence ATGGAGATTAAAACCCAAAGAGAAAATGGCATTTTAATCGCGAACGTGAATGGCCGGGTTGATAGTGCCAATGCCCGCGAGTTCGAAAATGTATTAAGCTCTGCAATCAGTGACGACGACACATGCGTGATCGTAGATTTTGGGGGGCTTTCTTACATTAGTAGTTCGGGCCTGCGGGTCATTTTGCTGGTTGCCAAGTCACTCCGGAATCGCAATGCGGAATTCGCGCTTTGCTCGCTTTCTGGTCCCATCGGAGAGGTCTTCAAAATCAGCGGATTTGACAAGATCATTTCGATCTACGACTCACAGGCAGAGGCTTGCGCCGCTCTGGGCGGATAA
- a CDS encoding alanine/glycine:cation symporter family protein gives MFFRCSRFAFLMGLFLSRDAFAQEALAGESSGAIQMVIDVLNAGLSAITNFLSSIIFFDFGLGIPLVIIVLVSGGIYYSFYCRWISLRGMKHSIDVIRGGYDSPDHPGEISHFKALTSALSATVGQGNIAGVAIAVSSGGPGAVFWMIVTAFFGMASKFVSCTLSVMYRRIHHDGRVSGGPMYYLEQGLKEKGLGILGRVMAVIFAVLTVGGSLGIGNMFQVNQTVEMLGTVSEGFKTYNWVVGILMAGVVGIVISGGIKRIGTVAASIVPFMCGLYVLTSFLIILARITELPNLIVNIISQAFIPEAMYGGFMGALVQGVRRAAFSNEAGLGSAAFAHAAAKTDEPVRQGIVAMIGPFIDTVIICLMTALVCMITGAYQLPEFQGQSGYLVGIQMTSVAFDSFAPGSRYVIAIVAMFFAYTTVIAWAYYGERAWEYLFGLRSTLTYRIVFVCFVFIGSVTALKSVVDFSDAMIFAMAFPNIVGCIIMCPQIKDRLNEYWGRYKAGEIKAYPRNPY, from the coding sequence ATGTTTTTCAGGTGTTCTCGTTTCGCTTTTCTGATGGGACTGTTTCTGTCCAGGGATGCATTTGCACAGGAAGCTTTGGCTGGCGAGTCGTCTGGCGCGATACAGATGGTTATTGACGTATTGAATGCAGGCTTAAGTGCGATAACCAATTTTCTATCTTCGATTATATTTTTTGATTTTGGCCTGGGTATTCCACTCGTCATTATTGTGCTCGTAAGTGGTGGCATTTATTACTCTTTTTATTGTCGCTGGATCTCTCTGCGCGGAATGAAACATTCGATTGATGTGATTCGCGGAGGGTATGACAGTCCGGATCATCCCGGTGAAATTTCGCATTTTAAGGCATTGACCAGTGCGTTGTCTGCCACTGTGGGTCAGGGGAATATCGCGGGTGTAGCGATTGCGGTGAGTTCTGGGGGACCTGGTGCTGTTTTCTGGATGATTGTCACAGCTTTTTTTGGTATGGCGTCCAAGTTTGTATCCTGTACTCTGTCGGTGATGTATAGAAGAATCCATCACGATGGTCGCGTGTCGGGTGGTCCGATGTACTATCTGGAACAGGGCTTAAAAGAAAAAGGACTTGGGATTTTGGGGCGCGTGATGGCCGTGATTTTTGCCGTGTTGACAGTTGGCGGTTCTCTGGGCATCGGCAATATGTTTCAGGTGAATCAGACAGTTGAAATGCTCGGCACTGTATCTGAGGGATTTAAGACTTATAACTGGGTTGTCGGGATTTTAATGGCGGGGGTAGTGGGCATTGTCATTAGTGGAGGTATCAAGCGCATTGGCACTGTCGCAGCGAGCATTGTACCCTTCATGTGTGGGTTGTACGTGCTCACATCCTTTCTCATTATTCTCGCGCGTATTACCGAATTGCCCAATCTGATTGTGAATATCATTTCCCAGGCGTTTATACCTGAAGCCATGTATGGTGGCTTCATGGGAGCACTGGTTCAAGGGGTGCGCAGGGCGGCTTTTTCCAACGAAGCTGGGTTGGGTTCTGCGGCATTTGCCCATGCGGCAGCCAAAACCGATGAACCCGTGCGTCAGGGGATAGTGGCGATGATTGGACCATTTATTGACACCGTTATTATATGTTTAATGACGGCATTGGTTTGTATGATTACGGGTGCGTATCAGTTGCCCGAGTTTCAAGGGCAAAGTGGATATCTCGTGGGTATCCAGATGACATCTGTGGCATTTGATTCGTTCGCGCCCGGGTCGCGTTATGTCATCGCAATTGTGGCAATGTTCTTTGCCTATACGACGGTGATCGCGTGGGCATATTACGGCGAGCGAGCGTGGGAATATCTTTTTGGATTGCGATCTACTCTGACGTATCGAATTGTTTTTGTGTGCTTTGTATTTATCGGGTCTGTCACCGCGCTAAAGAGTGTGGTCGATTTTTCCGACGCGATGATTTTTGCAATGGCATTTCCGAATATTGTCGGCTGTATTATTATGTGTCCGCAGATCAAAGACAGGCTCAACGAATACTGGGGGCGCTACAAGGCGGGTGAGATAAAGGCGTATCCGAGGAACCCATATTGA
- a CDS encoding sulfatase: protein MSHPNILYIHSHDTGRYIQPFGHAMPTPNFQRLAEQGVLFRQAFCANPTCSPSRAALLTGQWPHSCGMLGLAHRGFRLNDYSHHLVHTLKKAGYTTALSGFQHVGRPPVADPSEIGYDEIFDTSKNQQATSDAAIAYINRSHDKPFFLDVGYTVTHRSFPEPAPGDDPRYCIPPAPFPDTPETRYDTAAYKTCVRILDTEAGRVLDAMDRAGLSDNTIVISTTDHGIAFPMMKCNLTDHGIGVMLIMRGPGFSGGKVIDGMVSQTDLFPTLCDVIGIDHPNWLQGKSILPLIREETDEIHDEIFAEINYHSYYDPQRAIRTKKWKYIRHWYPTLRPGDINCDGSPSKTYFLAQGWRQKNQPPEQLYDLIFDPHETNNLASDPKYQDAIDDLRHRLQTWMETTDDPLLAGSVSAPEGARINDPAELV, encoded by the coding sequence ATGTCTCATCCAAACATCCTCTACATCCATTCTCACGACACGGGTCGATATATTCAGCCCTTTGGACATGCCATGCCCACCCCGAATTTTCAGCGCCTCGCCGAACAGGGCGTTCTCTTTCGCCAAGCATTTTGCGCCAACCCAACCTGCTCGCCGAGCCGAGCCGCACTCCTGACTGGACAATGGCCCCACAGTTGTGGCATGCTGGGACTTGCCCACCGCGGCTTTCGGCTCAACGATTACAGCCATCACCTCGTTCACACCCTCAAAAAAGCGGGTTACACAACCGCTCTATCGGGTTTTCAGCACGTCGGTCGCCCCCCAGTAGCCGATCCCTCAGAAATCGGTTATGACGAAATATTTGACACCTCTAAAAATCAACAAGCGACCTCCGACGCAGCCATTGCATACATCAACCGATCTCACGACAAGCCCTTCTTCCTCGACGTTGGATATACCGTCACCCATCGCAGCTTTCCCGAACCGGCCCCCGGAGACGACCCGCGCTATTGCATACCCCCTGCGCCCTTTCCCGACACCCCCGAAACTCGATACGACACCGCCGCATACAAAACCTGCGTTCGCATCCTCGATACAGAAGCCGGGCGCGTCCTCGACGCCATGGACCGTGCCGGTCTTTCCGACAACACCATCGTCATCAGCACCACAGATCACGGCATCGCATTCCCCATGATGAAATGCAACCTCACCGATCACGGCATCGGCGTCATGCTCATCATGCGCGGACCGGGTTTTTCAGGCGGCAAAGTCATTGATGGCATGGTCTCACAAACTGACCTCTTCCCCACCTTGTGCGATGTAATCGGCATAGACCATCCAAACTGGCTACAAGGCAAATCCATATTACCACTCATCCGCGAAGAAACAGATGAAATCCACGATGAAATTTTCGCAGAAATCAACTACCACAGCTATTACGATCCGCAACGCGCCATTCGCACAAAAAAATGGAAATACATCCGCCACTGGTATCCCACATTGCGCCCCGGCGACATCAACTGCGATGGCAGCCCCAGCAAAACCTACTTTCTCGCCCAGGGCTGGCGGCAGAAAAACCAGCCCCCGGAACAACTCTACGACCTCATTTTTGATCCCCATGAAACCAATAACCTCGCCTCTGATCCCAAATATCAGGACGCGATAGACGACCTGCGCCATCGCCTCCAAACCTGGATGGAAACAACCGACGACCCACTGCTGGCAGGCTCAGTCTCCGCCCCCGAAGGCGCGCGCATCAACGATCCTGCAGAATTAGTTTGA